In a single window of the Caulobacter soli genome:
- a CDS encoding lysoplasmalogenase — protein sequence MVKQSARATGVLIASVVAGVTYVAAWDQGLPQAVELTWKGLGVGLLAVYAALNARSLDGWLLVAVMAFGTLGDVLLGAAGLTVGALAFLAGHLVAIGLYLRNRRPAPSRSQLALAVLLVPAVVIVAFLLPTDRAGAPGVALYSLGLALMAASAWLSRFPRYRVGIGALMFVVSDLLIFGRDEPGPGHFATGLAVWGLYYFGQVLICVGVVRALKTPLIPANAGTQIP from the coding sequence ATGGTCAAGCAAAGCGCGCGCGCCACCGGGGTGCTGATCGCCTCGGTCGTCGCCGGGGTCACCTATGTCGCGGCCTGGGACCAGGGCCTGCCGCAAGCCGTCGAATTGACCTGGAAGGGCCTGGGTGTTGGACTGCTGGCGGTCTACGCGGCGCTGAACGCTCGGAGTTTGGACGGTTGGCTGCTGGTCGCGGTCATGGCCTTCGGAACCCTGGGCGACGTGCTGCTGGGCGCGGCCGGGCTGACGGTCGGGGCGCTGGCCTTCCTGGCCGGGCATCTGGTCGCCATCGGCCTCTACCTGCGCAACCGCCGGCCGGCGCCGTCGCGCAGCCAACTGGCCCTGGCCGTCTTGCTGGTTCCGGCCGTGGTGATCGTGGCGTTTCTGCTGCCCACCGACCGGGCCGGCGCGCCGGGCGTGGCGCTCTACAGCCTGGGCCTGGCCCTGATGGCGGCGAGCGCCTGGCTCAGCCGGTTTCCACGCTACCGCGTGGGCATCGGGGCGCTGATGTTCGTGGTCTCGGACCTGCTGATCTTCGGCCGAGACGAGCCGGGGCCAGGCCATTTCGCGACCGGGCTGGCGGTGTGGGGGCTGTACTATTTCGGGCAGGTGCTGATCTGCGTGGGGGTGGTCAGAGCTTTAAAAACTCCGCTCATCCCGGCGAATGCCGGGACCCAGATCCCATAA
- a CDS encoding DUF2235 domain-containing protein codes for MVKLAVFCDGTWNGLRMPNLTNVARLARSVKQTDDDGQAQIVFYDEGVGVKSGVSRTTDWLESVLGGAFGWGLDRKIEQAYRFIVLNYRPIEDDIYIFGFSRGAYTARSLCGLIRKCGILRPECMARIPEAVKLYRNRNFHPAGPECQEFRRLYAHENEAVGDEDLTEQERLVPRPSQDKLVNIRYLGLWDTVGSMGVPDRFLLLSFFNRRYRFHDTRASALIESLRHAIAADEDRRTFGATPFSNIRELNVDAAEKAAKARTAEASKTFKLFKSKRAFDADVATEGSWVAEQDKRPYQQKWFPGDHGAVGGGNPQFGLSSAALLWVAQGAEVAGLALDHRPTSDLTAAEAQRLSTADWRVGATPGTTRSPWACDLLGLIGGYRARAFTISHEEVHDSARERWRRIRSYRPKVFEPFTGRVVIPPHRKVAWVLGPLMRLLIAIGAVVAILVALYLVALLTRDLLCLVPWSRAQEAADALTALGESIGKLIEPCCKPARP; via the coding sequence ATGGTCAAGTTGGCGGTGTTTTGCGACGGCACGTGGAACGGGCTGCGCATGCCCAACCTGACGAACGTCGCCCGGTTGGCGCGATCGGTCAAACAGACGGACGACGACGGCCAGGCTCAGATCGTCTTCTACGACGAAGGCGTGGGCGTGAAGAGCGGCGTCAGCCGCACCACCGACTGGCTGGAAAGCGTGCTGGGCGGCGCGTTCGGCTGGGGCCTGGATCGCAAGATCGAGCAGGCCTATCGCTTCATCGTCCTGAACTACAGGCCGATCGAGGACGACATCTACATCTTCGGCTTCAGCCGCGGAGCCTATACCGCCCGCAGTCTTTGCGGGCTGATCCGCAAATGCGGTATCCTGAGACCCGAGTGCATGGCCAGGATTCCGGAAGCCGTGAAGCTCTACAGGAATCGCAATTTCCACCCGGCCGGGCCCGAATGTCAGGAATTTCGCCGTCTCTACGCCCATGAGAACGAAGCCGTCGGCGACGAGGACCTGACCGAGCAGGAGCGCCTGGTGCCCCGCCCGAGCCAGGACAAGCTGGTCAACATCCGCTACCTGGGCCTGTGGGACACCGTCGGCTCGATGGGCGTGCCCGACCGCTTTCTCCTGCTGAGCTTTTTCAACCGCCGCTACCGCTTCCACGACACCAGGGCCTCGGCCCTGATCGAAAGCCTGCGGCACGCCATCGCGGCGGATGAGGATCGCCGGACATTCGGCGCCACGCCGTTCTCCAACATCCGGGAACTCAATGTCGACGCCGCCGAGAAGGCGGCCAAGGCCAGGACGGCCGAAGCCAGCAAGACCTTCAAGCTCTTCAAGTCCAAGAGGGCGTTCGACGCCGACGTCGCCACCGAGGGATCCTGGGTGGCCGAGCAGGACAAGCGCCCCTATCAGCAGAAGTGGTTTCCGGGCGATCACGGCGCGGTCGGCGGCGGCAATCCTCAGTTCGGACTGTCCAGCGCCGCCCTGTTGTGGGTGGCCCAAGGCGCGGAAGTCGCGGGGCTGGCGCTCGACCATCGGCCCACCAGCGATCTCACCGCCGCCGAGGCCCAACGCCTTTCGACCGCCGACTGGCGGGTCGGCGCCACGCCGGGCACGACGCGCTCGCCCTGGGCCTGCGACCTGCTGGGCCTGATCGGCGGCTATCGCGCCCGCGCGTTCACGATCAGCCACGAAGAGGTCCACGACTCGGCGCGGGAGCGCTGGCGTCGCATCCGATCCTATCGTCCCAAGGTCTTCGAACCGTTCACCGGCCGAGTGGTCATCCCTCCGCACCGGAAGGTGGCCTGGGTGCTGGGGCCGCTGATGCGCCTCCTGATCGCCATCGGCGCCGTCGTGGCGATCCTGGTCGCGCTCTATCTCGTGGCGCTGCTGACCCGGGATCTGCTGTGCCTTGTTCCCTGGTCGCGGGCCCAGGAAGCGGCGGACGCCCTGACGGCCCTGGGCGAAAGCATCGGCAAGCTCATCGAGCCCTGCTGCAAGCCAGCCAGGCCCTAG
- a CDS encoding dihydroorotase translates to MTQTFDLIVRGGEVVNHAGRGFTDIGVRGGKIVAIGDLGQASAGEIFDATGLTVLPGVIDSQVHFREPGLEWKEDLESGSRGAALGGVVAVFEMPNTEPTTTDPDALADKLARAKGRMHTDHAFYVGGTHENATFLGELERLPGCCGIKVFMGASTGTLLVQDDEGVENVLRHVNRRAAFHSEDEYRLAERRGLARPGDWTSHPEVRDAQAAMQSTERLVRIAKSLGKRIHVLHVTTHQEIDFLAKHKDVASVEVTPQHLTLVAPEAYERLKGFAQMNPPIRSAEHVAGVWRGIETGIADVLGSDHAPHTREEKARPYPASPSGMPGVQTLVPIMLTHVVNGRLSLERFVDLTSHGVNRVFGLADKGRIAEGFDADFTIVDMKAKRVITHDWMATRSGWTPFDGFEAKAWPVATIVRGTVVMRDDEIVAEGTGAPVRFLETLAG, encoded by the coding sequence ATGACCCAGACCTTCGACCTGATCGTGCGCGGCGGCGAGGTGGTCAATCACGCGGGACGCGGCTTCACCGACATCGGCGTGCGGGGCGGCAAGATCGTCGCCATCGGCGACCTGGGCCAAGCCTCGGCGGGCGAGATCTTCGACGCCACGGGCCTGACCGTCCTGCCCGGCGTCATCGACAGCCAGGTCCACTTCCGCGAGCCGGGGCTGGAGTGGAAGGAAGACCTGGAAAGCGGCTCGCGTGGCGCGGCCCTGGGCGGCGTGGTCGCCGTGTTCGAGATGCCCAACACCGAGCCGACCACCACCGACCCGGACGCCCTGGCCGACAAGCTGGCCCGCGCCAAGGGCCGCATGCACACCGACCACGCCTTCTATGTCGGCGGCACCCACGAGAACGCGACGTTCCTGGGCGAGCTGGAGCGCCTGCCGGGCTGCTGCGGCATCAAGGTGTTCATGGGCGCCTCGACCGGCACCCTGCTGGTCCAGGACGACGAGGGCGTCGAGAACGTGCTGCGGCACGTGAACCGCCGCGCCGCCTTCCACTCCGAGGACGAGTACCGCCTGGCCGAGCGCCGCGGCCTGGCCCGCCCTGGCGACTGGACCAGCCACCCTGAGGTCCGCGACGCTCAGGCCGCCATGCAGTCGACCGAGCGCCTGGTGCGGATCGCCAAAAGCCTGGGCAAGCGCATCCACGTGCTGCACGTGACCACCCACCAGGAGATCGACTTCCTGGCCAAGCACAAGGACGTAGCCAGCGTCGAGGTCACGCCCCAGCACCTGACCCTGGTCGCGCCGGAAGCCTATGAGCGCCTGAAGGGCTTCGCCCAGATGAACCCGCCGATCCGCTCGGCCGAGCACGTGGCCGGCGTCTGGCGCGGCATCGAGACCGGCATCGCCGACGTGCTGGGCAGCGACCACGCCCCCCACACCCGCGAGGAAAAGGCCCGGCCCTATCCGGCCTCGCCCTCGGGCATGCCGGGGGTCCAGACCCTGGTGCCGATCATGCTGACCCACGTGGTCAACGGCCGCCTGTCGCTGGAGCGCTTCGTCGACCTGACCAGCCATGGCGTCAACCGCGTGTTCGGCCTGGCCGACAAGGGCCGCATCGCCGAGGGCTTCGACGCCGACTTCACCATCGTCGACATGAAGGCCAAGCGCGTCATCACCCACGACTGGATGGCCACCCGCTCGGGTTGGACCCCGTTCGACGGCTTCGAAGCCAAGGCCTGGCCGGTGGCGACCATCGTGCGCGGGACGGTGGTCATGCGCGACGACGAGATCGTGGCCGAGGGCACGGGCGCGCCGGTGCGGTTCCTGGAGACGCTGGCGGGCTAG
- a CDS encoding feruloyl-CoA synthase, with product MDGTSETHAPFRDARYAPPALDVERRGDVLILRNPTPYSRTVQTVTAPLVRWASQTPHRVWLAERSSEGAEGWRTVTYAEAADQVARLAGGLSALGLSQGKPLLILARNGVDHALIGYAAMSLGAPIAPVSPQYGLKGADLSRLAFAVERLKPAAVYVDDAEAFADALAAPFLAGLPVIASRNARDGDVGFETLLDAEPQPPICRPDDVAKLLLTSGSTGQPKAVVCTHANVAMNAAQIAACYEDPEPPVLVNSAPWSHSLGANAILHMVLHRGGTLYIDAGQPLAGGRFDETVRNLREVATTYHNMVPAGWGLLVGELERDPALAARFFEKVRVLQYGGASMAQSILDRVQAVALKTIGCRVTFATGYGATETGPTACNIHWLNARSGMIGLPTPGTTVKLVPVLDGPPDKFEIRVKGPQVSPGYLDMPEVSAAAFDEDGFYRLGDAAKLADRLNPSAGLVFDGRLVENFKLANGTFVVAGALRVAAVSAIAGAVADAVVCGEGRDGVGLMLFLDPKAALRIGEPEAVRAAIRAGLERLNGLAKGGGKVTRALVLDGAPDAASGELTDKGYINQALARERRPAELARLFAEEPDDGVMVFP from the coding sequence ATGGATGGGACGTCAGAGACCCACGCGCCGTTTCGAGACGCCCGCTATGCGCCCCCGGCGCTGGACGTCGAACGACGCGGCGACGTCCTGATCCTGCGCAATCCCACCCCCTATTCCCGCACCGTCCAGACCGTGACCGCGCCGTTGGTCCGCTGGGCCTCGCAGACCCCGCACCGCGTCTGGCTGGCCGAAAGGTCGAGTGAAGGCGCCGAAGGCTGGCGGACCGTGACCTACGCCGAGGCGGCCGACCAGGTCGCGCGACTGGCCGGCGGGCTTTCCGCCTTGGGCCTCTCGCAGGGCAAGCCCCTGCTGATCCTGGCCCGCAACGGCGTCGACCACGCCCTGATCGGCTATGCGGCCATGAGCCTGGGCGCGCCGATCGCGCCCGTCTCGCCGCAGTACGGCCTGAAGGGCGCGGACCTCTCGCGCCTGGCCTTCGCGGTCGAGCGGCTGAAGCCGGCGGCGGTCTATGTCGACGACGCCGAGGCCTTCGCCGACGCCCTGGCCGCGCCGTTCCTGGCCGGCCTGCCGGTGATCGCCAGCCGCAACGCCCGAGACGGCGACGTGGGGTTCGAGACCCTCTTGGACGCCGAGCCCCAGCCGCCGATCTGCCGGCCCGACGACGTCGCCAAGCTGCTGCTGACCTCCGGCTCGACCGGCCAGCCCAAGGCGGTGGTCTGCACCCACGCCAATGTCGCGATGAACGCGGCCCAGATCGCCGCGTGCTATGAGGATCCCGAGCCGCCGGTGCTGGTCAATTCCGCCCCCTGGAGCCACAGCCTGGGCGCCAACGCCATCCTGCACATGGTGCTGCACCGAGGCGGGACTTTGTACATCGATGCTGGCCAGCCGCTGGCTGGCGGCCGCTTCGACGAGACGGTGCGGAACCTGCGCGAGGTGGCCACGACCTATCACAACATGGTCCCGGCCGGCTGGGGCCTGCTGGTCGGCGAGCTGGAGCGCGATCCGGCCCTGGCGGCGCGGTTCTTCGAGAAGGTGCGGGTGCTGCAATATGGCGGCGCGTCCATGGCCCAGTCGATCCTCGACCGGGTTCAGGCCGTGGCCCTGAAGACGATCGGCTGCCGGGTGACCTTCGCTACCGGCTATGGCGCCACCGAGACCGGTCCGACCGCCTGCAACATCCACTGGCTCAACGCCCGCTCGGGCATGATCGGCCTGCCTACGCCCGGCACGACGGTCAAGCTGGTGCCGGTGCTGGACGGTCCGCCCGACAAGTTCGAGATCCGCGTGAAGGGGCCGCAGGTCTCGCCCGGCTATCTCGACATGCCCGAGGTTTCGGCGGCGGCGTTCGACGAGGACGGCTTCTACCGGCTGGGCGACGCGGCCAAGCTGGCGGACCGGCTCAATCCTTCGGCGGGCCTGGTGTTCGACGGGCGGCTGGTCGAGAACTTCAAGCTGGCCAACGGCACCTTCGTTGTGGCTGGCGCCCTGCGGGTGGCGGCGGTCTCGGCGATCGCCGGCGCGGTCGCCGACGCGGTGGTCTGCGGCGAGGGGCGGGACGGCGTGGGGCTGATGCTGTTCCTCGACCCCAAGGCGGCCCTGCGCATCGGCGAGCCCGAGGCGGTGCGGGCGGCGATCCGGGCAGGGCTGGAGCGCCTGAACGGCCTGGCCAAAGGCGGCGGCAAGGTGACCCGGGCCCTGGTGCTGGACGGCGCGCCCGACGCGGCCTCGGGCGAGCTGACCGACAAGGGCTACATCAACCAGGCCCTGGCGCGCGAGCGGCGCCCGGCGGAGCTGGCGCGGCTGTTCGCCGAGGAGCCGGACGACGGGGTGATGGTGTTCCCTTAA
- a CDS encoding sensor histidine kinase, giving the protein MFRLHARLHIPRPIKRWLPTSLFGRSLLIIVLPVAVMQIAVTWAFFDAHWDTVTSRLSEGLAGDVAWAVESYQDDPSPAALEKLTERAEESMDLSIALQKGRQLPAAKRKSLFRVVDRSLDHALSDRLDAPFWFDASGDHYPAHVDIRVKVPQGVLRIIAPRDRAFATQGHIFILWIVGATLLLTAVAILFIRNQVRAIERLADAADAFGRGIDQAAFKPHGAREVRQAAAAFLAMKARIQRHIEQRTALLASVSHDLRTPLTRLKLEIALSEPSPQLEAMARDLSEMEHMIDEYLAFARGEGGEDAREVMLRPLIEGVCEGAQRAGAKVEVSIGDDLSAILRPQAFKRALANLIDNAAAHGETVRVSSTAAPSGGVWIFVDDDGPGIPEDRYEEAFRPFNRLDESRNQNEKGVGLGLAIARDMARGLGGELTLQRSPMGGLRAVLRLPG; this is encoded by the coding sequence ATGTTCCGCCTCCACGCCCGCCTGCACATCCCCCGCCCGATCAAGCGATGGCTGCCGACCTCGCTGTTCGGCCGCTCGCTGCTGATCATCGTCCTGCCCGTGGCCGTGATGCAGATCGCCGTCACCTGGGCCTTCTTCGACGCCCACTGGGACACCGTCACCAGCCGCCTGTCCGAAGGCTTGGCCGGCGACGTGGCCTGGGCGGTCGAGAGCTACCAGGACGATCCCTCGCCCGCCGCGCTCGAGAAGCTGACCGAGCGCGCCGAGGAGTCGATGGACCTGTCGATCGCCCTGCAGAAGGGCCGGCAACTGCCCGCCGCCAAGCGCAAATCGCTGTTTCGGGTGGTCGACCGCTCGCTGGACCACGCCCTGTCGGATCGCCTGGACGCGCCGTTCTGGTTCGACGCCAGCGGCGATCACTATCCGGCCCACGTCGACATCCGGGTCAAGGTGCCCCAGGGAGTGCTGCGGATCATCGCCCCGCGCGACCGGGCCTTCGCGACCCAGGGCCACATCTTCATCCTGTGGATCGTCGGGGCCACCCTGCTGCTGACCGCGGTGGCGATCCTGTTCATCCGCAACCAGGTGCGGGCCATCGAGCGTCTGGCCGACGCCGCCGACGCCTTCGGGCGGGGCATCGACCAGGCCGCCTTCAAGCCGCACGGCGCGCGCGAGGTGCGCCAGGCGGCCGCCGCCTTCCTGGCGATGAAGGCCCGCATCCAGCGCCATATCGAGCAGCGCACCGCCCTGCTGGCCAGCGTCAGCCACGACCTGCGCACGCCGCTCACCCGGCTGAAGCTGGAGATCGCCCTGTCCGAGCCCAGCCCGCAGCTGGAGGCCATGGCCCGCGATCTCTCCGAAATGGAGCACATGATCGACGAGTACCTGGCCTTCGCGCGCGGCGAAGGCGGCGAGGACGCGCGCGAGGTCATGCTGCGGCCGCTGATCGAGGGCGTCTGCGAGGGCGCCCAGCGGGCCGGCGCCAAGGTCGAGGTGTCGATCGGCGACGACCTGTCGGCCATCCTGCGGCCCCAGGCCTTCAAGCGCGCCCTGGCCAACCTGATCGACAACGCCGCCGCCCATGGCGAGACCGTCCGGGTCTCGTCCACCGCCGCCCCGAGCGGCGGCGTGTGGATCTTCGTCGACGACGACGGCCCGGGCATTCCCGAGGACCGCTACGAGGAAGCCTTCCGCCCGTTCAACCGCCTGGACGAGTCGCGGAACCAGAACGAGAAGGGCGTGGGCCTGGGCCTGGCCATCGCCCGCGACATGGCGCGCGGGCTGGGCGGGGAACTGACGCTGCAGAGGTCGCCGATGGGCGGGCTTAGGGCGGTGTTGCGGTTGCCGGGGTAA
- the pip gene encoding prolyl aminopeptidase, whose translation MDFSRLQTTSKVTSEWKYPQGQPNRTGMLQVDTAPDHTLYWEEYGNPDGEPVMFLHGGPGGACAPVMSRFFDPRRYRVILFDQRGCGKSTPTVASHGPAVALIRNDTDHLVADINTLRDALGITGRMHVFGGSWGSTLALVYAIRHPEHVASLILRGIFLGTREDLLYMYQGNAAVFARTPYALSEPGTYVSYPDEWKAFVEEIPADQRGDMMAAYKAIFDGKPTDEAGRQAQLRAAVAWSIWEGSISNMIPETGDPGKFGEADFALCFAQIEAHFFANNLFLAPDEITRNVDKIAGLPIHVVHGRFDQVCPLTQASRLVAALDAVGVAPATYVRTNAGHSAMEAETVLALTAIMDGLARI comes from the coding sequence ATGGACTTTTCCCGACTCCAGACCACCAGCAAGGTCACCAGCGAGTGGAAGTATCCGCAAGGCCAGCCCAACCGTACGGGCATGCTGCAGGTCGACACCGCGCCCGACCACACCCTCTACTGGGAAGAATACGGCAATCCCGACGGCGAGCCGGTGATGTTCCTGCACGGCGGACCGGGCGGGGCCTGCGCGCCGGTAATGTCGCGGTTCTTCGATCCCCGGCGCTACCGCGTGATCCTGTTCGACCAGCGCGGCTGCGGCAAGAGCACCCCGACCGTGGCCTCGCACGGCCCGGCCGTCGCCCTGATCCGCAACGACACCGATCACCTGGTCGCCGACATCAACACCTTGCGCGACGCGCTCGGCATCACCGGCAGGATGCACGTGTTCGGCGGCAGCTGGGGCAGCACCCTGGCCCTGGTCTACGCCATCCGCCACCCCGAGCACGTGGCCTCGCTGATCCTGAGGGGCATCTTCCTGGGGACGCGCGAGGACCTGCTCTACATGTATCAGGGCAACGCGGCGGTGTTCGCGCGGACGCCCTACGCCCTCAGCGAACCGGGCACCTATGTGAGCTATCCCGACGAGTGGAAGGCCTTCGTCGAGGAGATCCCGGCCGACCAGCGCGGCGACATGATGGCCGCCTACAAGGCGATCTTCGACGGGAAGCCGACCGACGAAGCCGGCCGCCAGGCCCAGCTGCGCGCGGCCGTGGCCTGGTCGATCTGGGAGGGGTCGATCTCGAACATGATCCCCGAGACCGGCGATCCGGGGAAGTTCGGCGAGGCCGACTTCGCCCTGTGCTTCGCCCAGATCGAGGCCCACTTCTTCGCCAACAACCTGTTCCTGGCGCCCGACGAGATCACCCGCAACGTCGACAAGATCGCGGGCCTGCCGATCCACGTGGTGCACGGCCGCTTCGACCAGGTCTGCCCGCTGACCCAGGCCTCGCGCCTGGTCGCGGCCCTGGACGCGGTCGGCGTCGCGCCGGCCACCTACGTGCGCACCAACGCCGGCCACAGCGCCATGGAGGCCGAGACCGTGCTGGCCCTGACGGCGATCATGGACGGGTTGGCGCGGATCTAG
- a CDS encoding glycosyltransferase family 9 protein: protein MTQRAFPILFITATRIGDAVLSSGLIKFLAEQIPNARFTIVSGPLAAPLFAHVPGLDRVIVMEKGKGKGHWFKLWNQVRHKKWGLVVDLRGSGTALFLRRDKRAIWKKHVGEPIHKVIDAARVLKLEGDPPSPHLYITPEVQALADQMLAPRLGEPSGPILAVGPASNWVGKIWPIERFAQTAQQLLGPQGPLAGGRLLIMGGPDDSRMVEELRMASARGRYVDLTGKVDLLTAYAALKRADLFIGNDSGLMHIAAAAGVPTIGLFGPSDERRYAPWGPNARAVRGPRTLDQFLAVDPDLSQAIRHMSDLPVTTVVKAAKALLADVKAAREAAPEMVVEEDAPEVTVEDAAVTPELQAVVEDVAPEPAEVSASEDAIDADRT from the coding sequence ATGACACAGCGGGCCTTCCCGATTCTCTTCATCACCGCCACGCGGATCGGCGACGCCGTGCTGTCGTCCGGCCTGATCAAGTTCCTGGCCGAGCAAATCCCCAACGCCCGCTTCACCATCGTCTCCGGACCGCTGGCCGCCCCCCTGTTCGCCCATGTGCCCGGCCTGGACCGGGTGATCGTCATGGAAAAGGGCAAGGGCAAGGGCCACTGGTTCAAGCTGTGGAACCAGGTGCGCCACAAGAAGTGGGGCCTGGTCGTCGACCTGCGCGGCAGCGGCACGGCCCTGTTCCTGCGCCGCGACAAGCGGGCGATCTGGAAGAAGCATGTCGGCGAACCGATCCACAAGGTGATCGACGCGGCTCGGGTGCTGAAGCTGGAAGGCGATCCGCCCAGCCCGCACCTCTACATCACCCCCGAGGTCCAGGCCCTGGCCGACCAGATGCTGGCCCCGCGCCTGGGCGAGCCGTCCGGGCCGATCCTGGCCGTCGGGCCGGCCTCCAACTGGGTGGGCAAGATCTGGCCGATCGAGCGTTTCGCCCAGACCGCCCAGCAACTGCTCGGTCCGCAGGGGCCGTTGGCCGGCGGGCGGCTGCTGATCATGGGCGGGCCGGACGACAGCCGCATGGTCGAGGAGCTGCGCATGGCCTCCGCGCGCGGCCGCTATGTCGACCTGACCGGCAAGGTGGACCTGCTGACCGCCTACGCGGCCCTCAAGCGCGCCGACCTGTTCATCGGCAACGATAGCGGCCTGATGCACATCGCCGCCGCGGCGGGCGTGCCGACCATCGGCCTGTTCGGTCCGTCGGACGAGCGCCGCTACGCCCCCTGGGGCCCCAACGCCCGCGCCGTGCGCGGCCCGCGCACGCTGGACCAGTTCCTGGCCGTGGACCCGGACCTGTCCCAGGCCATCCGCCACATGAGCGACCTGCCGGTGACCACCGTGGTCAAGGCGGCCAAGGCGCTGCTGGCGGATGTGAAGGCGGCCCGCGAAGCGGCGCCCGAGATGGTGGTCGAGGAAGACGCCCCGGAAGTCACGGTCGAGGATGCCGCGGTGACGCCGGAACTGCAGGCGGTGGTGGAGGACGTGGCGCCGGAACCGGCCGAGGTGTCCGCTTCCGAAGACGCCATCGACGCGGATCGCACTTAG
- a CDS encoding acetolactate synthase large subunit, with translation MNGADALITTLADNGVTACFANPGTSEMQFVAALDREPRMRSVLCLFEGVATGAADGYGRMTGTPACTLLHLGPGYANGAANLHNARRAFTPTVNVIGDHAVDHRKYDAPLNSDIAALAAPNAIWVKSADSADTVGPLAAEAVAASFGTPGGNACLILPADSAWNETNTAGPVIERPRFRTPDPASVAAVAKALKTAAKPVLLLGSGACGEAAIAAAGRIAATGARVLTDTFTARQARGEGRFRPDKLPYFGEQALTDLEGVDLMVLVATTQPVAFFAYPDRPSLLFPDGCATLTLSDRATDAAAALEALAEVLGAPAVGAIEPYAKPPAPSGKLDAWAMGAAIARHMPSGGIISDDAVTAGLPIFTQTRNARAHDWLSLTGGAIGQGIPLAIGAAVACPDRKVLSLNGDGAGMYTIQGLWTIARERLDVTVVVFANHAYRILGIEMGRTGGGTPGPAASRLLDLSDPRIDWVSVASGLGVPAERVETAEAFDEAMSRAMREPGPHFIEAAMR, from the coding sequence ATGAACGGCGCCGACGCCCTGATCACCACCCTGGCCGACAACGGCGTCACCGCCTGTTTCGCCAATCCCGGCACCAGCGAGATGCAGTTCGTCGCGGCCCTGGATCGCGAGCCGCGCATGCGCAGCGTGCTGTGCCTGTTCGAGGGCGTGGCGACCGGGGCGGCCGACGGCTATGGGCGGATGACCGGGACGCCGGCCTGCACCCTGCTGCACCTGGGGCCCGGCTACGCCAACGGCGCGGCCAATCTGCACAACGCCCGGAGGGCGTTCACGCCGACGGTCAACGTGATCGGCGACCACGCCGTCGATCACCGCAAATACGACGCGCCGCTCAACTCCGACATCGCCGCCCTGGCCGCGCCGAACGCCATCTGGGTCAAGTCGGCCGACAGCGCCGACACGGTCGGGCCGCTGGCCGCCGAGGCCGTAGCCGCCAGCTTTGGGACGCCGGGCGGAAACGCCTGCCTGATCCTGCCCGCCGACAGCGCCTGGAACGAGACCAACACCGCCGGACCCGTGATCGAGCGGCCGCGCTTTCGCACGCCCGATCCGGCCTCGGTCGCCGCCGTCGCCAAGGCCCTGAAGACGGCGGCCAAGCCCGTGCTGCTCCTGGGTTCGGGCGCGTGCGGCGAGGCCGCCATCGCCGCCGCCGGGCGGATCGCGGCCACCGGCGCGCGGGTGCTGACCGACACCTTCACCGCCCGCCAGGCGCGTGGCGAGGGCCGCTTCCGGCCCGACAAACTGCCCTATTTCGGCGAGCAGGCCCTGACGGACCTCGAGGGCGTCGACCTGATGGTGCTGGTCGCCACGACGCAGCCCGTGGCCTTCTTCGCCTATCCCGACCGGCCCAGCCTGCTGTTCCCCGACGGCTGCGCGACCCTGACGTTGAGCGACCGGGCCACCGACGCGGCCGCCGCGCTGGAAGCCCTGGCCGAGGTGCTGGGCGCGCCGGCGGTCGGGGCCATCGAGCCCTACGCCAAACCGCCGGCCCCCTCGGGCAAGCTGGACGCCTGGGCCATGGGCGCGGCCATCGCCCGCCACATGCCGAGCGGCGGGATCATCTCCGACGACGCGGTGACCGCCGGCCTGCCGATCTTCACCCAGACCCGCAACGCCCGGGCCCACGACTGGCTGTCCCTGACGGGTGGCGCGATCGGCCAGGGCATTCCGCTGGCCATCGGCGCGGCCGTGGCCTGTCCCGACCGCAAGGTGCTGAGCCTGAATGGCGACGGGGCGGGGATGTACACGATCCAGGGCCTATGGACGATCGCGCGGGAGCGGCTGGACGTGACGGTGGTGGTGTTCGCCAACCACGCCTATCGCATCCTCGGCATCGAGATGGGCAGGACCGGCGGCGGGACGCCCGGACCGGCGGCGTCGCGGCTGCTGGACCTCTCCGATCCGCGCATCGACTGGGTGTCGGTGGCCAGCGGGCTGGGCGTGCCGGCCGAGCGGGTCGAGACGGCCGAGGCGTTCGACGAGGCGATGAGCCGGGCGATGCGCGAGCCTGGGCCGCATTTCATCGAGGCGGCCATGCGGTAG